One Nitrospirota bacterium genomic region harbors:
- a CDS encoding response regulator, whose protein sequence is MTEYKTDLLFGSSTGNGRILVVDDEPDIRKVVRMTLQKAGYDVLEAENGEKAIEIINTGENRVMLDVVICDIRMPKINGVEAIAYFRREYPRVPLIVLTGFPDTDMATSLMRDGVVDYLVKPVEGDKLKAAVARAMEQREIAHL, encoded by the coding sequence ATGACGGAGTACAAAACGGATCTTCTTTTCGGTTCCTCAACCGGCAACGGCCGCATCCTCGTGGTCGATGACGAACCGGACATCCGAAAAGTGGTGCGCATGACCTTGCAGAAGGCCGGCTACGACGTGCTCGAAGCGGAGAACGGCGAGAAGGCCATCGAAATCATCAACACGGGCGAAAATCGCGTGATGTTGGACGTCGTGATCTGCGACATCCGCATGCCCAAGATCAACGGCGTGGAAGCCATCGCGTACTTCCGGAGAGAATACCCGCGCGTTCCCCTGATCGTCCTGACCGGCTTCCCCGACACCGACATGGCGACGTCACTGATGAGAGACGGCGTGGTGGACTACCTGGTCAAACCGGTGGAAGGCGACAAACTGAAGGCCGCCGTCGCCCGCGCCATGGAACAGCGGGAGATCGCGCATCTCTGA